In Paenibacillus hexagrammi, the following are encoded in one genomic region:
- the ytxC gene encoding putative sporulation protein YtxC, translating to MDVFAIVVMSKDESYVSELSSQIESELGLLHKLQVHYKQYEQYAHIWGSLMENYVEGFNGAELKSGLSQALARHIMKEKEPQLLRDLISKEFKFEAKEDVDSIIGYCDQMLNGDADLAESSYSSQASSAARRSTLLTQLLIQYLDESDECNLDGFLNFRLQEYVGELREIVEYAVDEFMMDRQYQEFISLLQYFVYIQEAKIPAAHLIHKGGHEFTILNDRLEPIDTSDIDATFKLEVLEKDLNFEDMIVSTLISVSPANIYIHTREPELSIIKTISQIFEDRTTLCSYCRLCESFLGEKQKQDQLYP from the coding sequence ATGGACGTGTTCGCAATTGTAGTGATGAGCAAGGATGAATCCTATGTGAGCGAGTTGAGTTCTCAGATCGAGAGCGAGCTGGGGCTATTACATAAGCTTCAAGTTCATTATAAGCAGTACGAGCAATATGCCCATATTTGGGGAAGCCTAATGGAAAACTATGTTGAAGGCTTCAATGGGGCGGAGCTGAAGTCAGGGTTAAGCCAAGCCCTTGCTCGTCATATTATGAAAGAGAAGGAACCGCAGTTGCTGCGAGACCTGATCAGTAAAGAGTTTAAATTCGAAGCCAAGGAAGATGTAGATTCGATTATCGGCTACTGTGACCAAATGTTAAACGGTGATGCGGATCTTGCGGAATCCTCCTATTCATCGCAAGCATCCAGTGCAGCCCGTCGAAGTACGTTGTTAACTCAGCTGCTGATTCAATATTTAGATGAGTCCGATGAATGTAATCTGGATGGTTTTCTGAATTTCCGTTTGCAAGAGTATGTTGGTGAACTTCGGGAGATTGTAGAGTATGCTGTCGATGAATTTATGATGGATCGTCAGTATCAGGAGTTTATTTCTCTGCTTCAGTACTTTGTCTATATTCAGGAAGCCAAGATTCCTGCTGCGCACTTGATTCACAAAGGCGGGCACGAATTTACGATTTTGAATGACCGCCTGGAGCCCATAGACACAAGCGATATCGATGCGACCTTCAAGCTGGAGGTTTTGGAGAAGGATTTAAACTTTGAAGATATGATTGTCAGCACACTCATTTCCGTATCGCCGGCGAACATTTACATTCATACACGTGAACCTGAGCTTTCTATCATCAAGACCATCTCTCAAATTTTTGAAGACCGCACAACGTTGTGCTCCTATTGCAGGCTGTGCGAATCCTTTCTTGGCGAAAAGCAGAAGCAGGATCAATTGTACCCTTGA
- a CDS encoding aminotransferase class I/II-fold pyridoxal phosphate-dependent enzyme — MKIESRLAQIGSLNEPVTGAVSFPVYQATAFRHPKLGESTGFDYARTKSPTRKVLEDAIAQLESGDAGFACSSGMAALQTIFAYFSQGEHLIVSLDLYGGTYRLLEKIMSRFGVTATYVDTNDLDGLEAACQPNTKGILIETPTNPLMMITDLELVCTWARKKGLVSIVDNTLLTPFLQRPLELGADIVIHSATKYLGGHNDVLAGLIVTKGKELSEQMAFLHNSIGAVLGPQDSWLLMRGMKTLALRMERHEFNATAIAKFLLDHPLVDEVYYPALESHPGYAVQNKQSSGNTGIFSFKVTDARLIEPILRHIQLIAFAESLGGVESLMTYPAVQTHADIPLEIRQKIGVDDRLLRFSVGIEHIDDLIADLSRALELAQAEIEGQ; from the coding sequence ATGAAAATCGAAAGTCGTCTTGCGCAAATCGGCTCATTGAACGAACCGGTAACGGGAGCTGTCAGCTTCCCGGTCTATCAGGCTACGGCATTCCGCCATCCTAAACTAGGTGAGAGTACAGGATTCGATTATGCACGTACAAAGAGCCCCACGCGCAAAGTACTTGAAGACGCCATCGCTCAGCTTGAATCCGGTGACGCAGGCTTTGCTTGCTCATCGGGTATGGCTGCCTTGCAGACAATTTTTGCCTACTTCAGCCAAGGGGAACATCTGATCGTATCTCTTGACTTGTACGGCGGAACCTACCGTTTACTGGAGAAAATTATGAGCCGATTTGGCGTGACGGCTACATATGTTGACACCAATGATCTGGACGGTCTGGAAGCCGCTTGTCAGCCCAACACCAAAGGCATTCTGATAGAAACGCCGACCAATCCTCTGATGATGATCACGGATTTGGAGCTTGTGTGTACGTGGGCGCGTAAAAAAGGGCTTGTCTCCATCGTCGATAACACCTTGCTGACACCGTTCCTGCAGCGTCCGCTGGAGCTGGGCGCTGATATTGTCATACATAGCGCTACGAAATATTTGGGCGGTCATAATGATGTGCTCGCCGGCTTGATTGTAACCAAAGGGAAGGAGCTCTCGGAGCAAATGGCGTTCCTTCACAATTCCATCGGCGCCGTGCTGGGTCCTCAAGACAGCTGGCTGCTTATGAGAGGCATGAAGACGTTGGCGCTTCGTATGGAGCGTCATGAGTTCAATGCAACGGCTATCGCCAAGTTCCTGCTGGATCATCCTCTGGTAGATGAAGTCTACTACCCTGCCCTGGAATCGCATCCGGGTTACGCCGTACAAAATAAGCAGTCCAGCGGCAATACAGGTATTTTTTCCTTTAAAGTGACTGATGCACGTCTAATTGAGCCTATTCTTCGGCACATTCAGTTGATTGCTTTTGCCGAAAGCCTCGGCGGTGTTGAATCCTTGATGACATACCCTGCCGTTCAGACGCATGCCGATATACCACTGGAAATCCGCCAGAAAATCGGCGTAGACGATCGTCTGCTGCGATTCTCAGTCGGCATCGAGCATATCGATGATTTGATTGCGGATCTATCCCGTGCCTTGGAGCTTGCTCAAGCTGAGATCGAAGGCCAATAA
- the thrS gene encoding threonine--tRNA ligase, producing MVVQVKLPDGAIREFAVGTTIEQVAESISSGLKKNAIGGKVNGKPVDLSFALEHDADVEILTLDSEAGLEIYRHSTAHLMAQAIKRIYGQKAVKLGIGPVIEDGFYYDIDLESPLNPEDLVKIEKEMERIAQENLPITRRVVSREEAVRIFTELEDPLKLELIRDLPEDSVITIYDQGEFFDLCRGPHLPSTGRIKAFKLLSVAGAYWRGDAKNKMLQRIYGTAFPKKAQLDEHLHLLEEAKKRDHRKLGKELKMFTFSREIGQGLPLWLPNGAKLRQTMERYIVDLEERLGYNHVYTPVLANVDLYKISGHWDHYHEDMFPKMEMDNEELVLRPMNCPHHMMVYKSEMRSYRDLPVRIAELGTMHRYEMSGALTGLHRVRAMTLNDAHIFCRPDQIKEEFARVVNLIRQVYEDFGITEYRFRLSYRDPQDTEKYFPDDAMWETSQRMLREVVEELGLPFYEAEGEAAFYGPKLDVQIKTALKKEETLSTAQLDFLLPERFQLEYIGEDGQKHRPVVIHRGIISTMERMTAFLLENFAGALPTWLMPVQAKVIPVSPNYEAYSNEVTEKLQLAGIRVEADNRNEKLGYKIREAQLEKIPYMLVVGENEVNSGSLSIRKRGQGDLGTHPIDQVIGMIQEEIRAKK from the coding sequence ATGGTTGTACAAGTAAAACTACCGGATGGAGCAATTAGGGAATTTGCAGTAGGAACAACTATTGAACAAGTGGCAGAATCAATTTCTTCAGGTCTTAAGAAGAATGCAATTGGCGGAAAGGTTAACGGGAAGCCAGTTGATCTATCTTTTGCGTTGGAGCATGATGCTGATGTTGAGATTCTTACTTTAGATAGCGAAGCAGGTCTTGAAATATACCGTCACAGCACAGCACATCTAATGGCTCAAGCCATTAAGCGGATCTACGGTCAAAAAGCGGTGAAGTTAGGAATTGGTCCTGTTATTGAAGATGGCTTTTATTACGACATCGATTTGGAAAGTCCTTTAAATCCGGAGGATCTGGTGAAAATCGAGAAAGAGATGGAGCGGATCGCTCAGGAAAACTTGCCGATTACTCGACGGGTTGTAAGCCGGGAAGAAGCGGTACGTATTTTCACAGAGCTTGAAGACCCGCTTAAATTGGAATTGATTCGTGACTTGCCCGAAGATTCGGTCATTACGATCTATGATCAAGGCGAATTCTTCGATCTCTGCCGCGGCCCTCATCTTCCGTCTACAGGCAGAATTAAGGCGTTTAAGCTGCTTAGTGTTGCAGGCGCATACTGGCGCGGTGATGCCAAGAATAAAATGCTGCAGCGAATTTATGGAACAGCCTTCCCTAAGAAAGCGCAGCTTGACGAGCATCTGCATTTGTTGGAAGAAGCCAAGAAGAGAGATCACCGTAAACTCGGTAAAGAGCTGAAGATGTTCACGTTCTCTCGTGAAATTGGCCAAGGGCTTCCTCTGTGGCTCCCTAATGGAGCTAAGCTTCGCCAAACTATGGAGCGCTATATTGTAGATCTAGAGGAACGACTAGGCTACAACCACGTATATACACCGGTTCTTGCGAACGTAGATCTTTATAAAATTTCTGGACACTGGGACCACTATCATGAAGATATGTTCCCGAAAATGGAGATGGACAACGAAGAACTTGTACTCCGTCCAATGAACTGCCCGCATCACATGATGGTTTACAAGAGCGAAATGCGCAGCTACCGCGATTTGCCTGTCCGTATCGCCGAGCTCGGTACTATGCACCGTTATGAAATGTCCGGGGCCCTTACTGGACTTCATCGCGTGAGAGCCATGACGCTCAATGACGCGCATATCTTCTGCCGTCCTGATCAAATCAAGGAAGAATTCGCTCGCGTTGTGAATTTGATCCGTCAGGTGTATGAGGATTTCGGCATTACGGAATACCGCTTCCGTCTTTCTTATCGTGATCCTCAGGATACAGAGAAGTATTTCCCGGATGACGCTATGTGGGAAACATCCCAACGCATGCTGCGTGAAGTAGTAGAAGAACTGGGATTACCGTTCTATGAAGCAGAGGGAGAAGCAGCGTTCTACGGTCCTAAGCTGGACGTGCAGATCAAGACTGCTCTCAAAAAGGAAGAAACATTATCCACAGCTCAACTGGATTTCTTGCTTCCTGAACGATTCCAGCTGGAATATATCGGCGAGGATGGTCAGAAGCATCGTCCTGTTGTTATTCACAGGGGGATCATCAGTACCATGGAGCGTATGACGGCGTTCCTGTTGGAGAATTTCGCGGGAGCTCTTCCTACTTGGTTGATGCCTGTTCAAGCGAAAGTGATTCCGGTTTCTCCGAACTATGAAGCTTATTCTAACGAAGTAACCGAGAAACTGCAGTTAGCAGGAATTCGGGTTGAAGCGGATAATCGTAATGAGAAGCTGGGGTATAAGATCAGGGAAGCCCAGCTGGAGAAGATTCCATATATGCTTGTAGTGGGCGAGAATGAAGTAAACAGCGGCAGTTTGTCTATTCGCAAACGCGGTCAAGGAGATCTTGGCACACATCCAATTGATCAAGTGATTGGTATGATACAAGAAGAGATTCGTGCAAAAAAATAA
- the mqnC gene encoding cyclic dehypoxanthinyl futalosine synthase: MKPIDRILDKALAGGRIDVEECITLFESDQIEKMGDTANRIMKKWHPEPVTTFVIGRNINYTNICDVFCRFCAFYRAPGSAEGYVLPDETIFQKIQETLDVGGTEILMQGGTNPNLPFSYYTNLLREIKKRFSITMHSFSPAEIMKMKDVSDGLSLEEVVRQLHEAGLDSLPGGGAEILDDRTRRKISKLKGSWRDWMDVMQTAHKLGMHTTGTMVIGFGESMEERALHMLRIRDAQDDVIMQKLNTPGFLAFIPWTFQPDNTNMKVEKASPEEYLKTLAISRIMLDNIPNFQSSWVTMGPEIGKLTLSYGCNDFGSTMIEENVVSAAGTTHKVNIGSTLDLIRAAGKIPAQRNTKYEILRMFDDVNEKIDRDFVMQN, translated from the coding sequence GTGAAACCTATTGACCGCATCTTGGACAAAGCACTAGCCGGCGGAAGAATTGATGTAGAAGAATGCATCACGCTGTTCGAATCCGATCAAATAGAAAAAATGGGCGATACAGCAAACCGAATTATGAAAAAGTGGCACCCTGAACCGGTTACGACGTTTGTGATCGGACGTAATATCAATTACACGAACATTTGCGATGTATTTTGCAGATTTTGCGCTTTTTACCGTGCCCCCGGCTCAGCTGAAGGATACGTGCTGCCGGATGAAACGATTTTTCAAAAGATTCAAGAGACTCTCGATGTAGGTGGTACGGAAATTCTTATGCAAGGCGGTACGAATCCGAATCTGCCTTTCAGCTATTACACGAACCTGCTGCGAGAAATTAAGAAGCGTTTCAGCATTACGATGCATTCCTTCTCTCCTGCGGAAATTATGAAGATGAAGGATGTTTCTGACGGACTTTCACTAGAAGAAGTGGTTCGTCAATTGCACGAGGCCGGACTGGATTCTTTGCCTGGCGGCGGCGCAGAAATTTTGGACGATCGCACAAGACGCAAGATCAGTAAGCTGAAAGGCTCCTGGCGCGATTGGATGGATGTCATGCAAACTGCACATAAGCTTGGTATGCATACGACTGGTACGATGGTTATCGGATTTGGCGAATCGATGGAAGAGCGTGCGCTTCATATGCTTCGGATTCGTGATGCTCAGGATGATGTCATTATGCAAAAGCTGAACACACCTGGCTTCCTGGCGTTTATTCCTTGGACGTTCCAGCCGGACAACACGAATATGAAGGTAGAGAAGGCTTCCCCTGAGGAATATCTCAAAACGTTAGCAATCAGCCGCATTATGCTGGATAATATACCTAACTTCCAGTCCTCGTGGGTTACGATGGGACCGGAGATCGGCAAGCTGACTCTTAGCTATGGCTGCAATGACTTCGGAAGCACGATGATCGAGGAAAATGTGGTGTCAGCGGCAGGTACTACCCATAAAGTAAACATTGGCTCCACACTGGATCTGATTCGTGCTGCGGGTAAAATACCTGCCCAGCGCAATACGAAGTATGAGATTCTGCGCATGTTTGACGATGTAAATGAGAAGATTGACCGTGATTTTGTGATGCAGAATTAA
- a CDS encoding 3D domain-containing protein → MLTELLSQSKWFSVLMVVNVLLTFFGQDEIKVSPPAQQVQTAAAETASASPSPSPSKESAAAAMPSEQPATNNSSIYTAAQSATHTSVKEEIELKPATAAAMPLAHEQQLNFKYVPRLDSDLSKLKAVEVVATGYYAGKESTGKNPDHPEYGITFSGIKVKRDDKALSTIAADPSVFPLGTVLFIPGYGYGVVADIGSAIKGKKIDLYFDTKDQVYKEWGKKTVKVFIVKKGSGKVTDVIWNQLKDEILSPTKAL, encoded by the coding sequence ATGTTGACCGAATTGTTAAGCCAGTCGAAGTGGTTCAGTGTGCTCATGGTCGTGAATGTTTTGCTCACGTTTTTTGGACAGGATGAAATCAAGGTTAGCCCGCCTGCGCAGCAGGTTCAAACAGCTGCTGCGGAGACCGCTTCCGCGTCTCCGAGTCCAAGTCCATCGAAGGAATCGGCTGCTGCAGCCATGCCTAGCGAACAACCTGCTACTAACAACAGCTCTATCTACACTGCGGCTCAATCCGCAACTCATACATCGGTTAAGGAAGAGATTGAACTGAAGCCTGCCACTGCTGCCGCTATGCCCTTAGCCCATGAACAGCAGCTGAACTTCAAGTACGTACCTAGGTTAGATTCTGATTTAAGCAAATTAAAAGCTGTTGAAGTCGTCGCGACCGGATATTATGCAGGTAAGGAATCTACAGGCAAGAACCCGGATCATCCGGAATACGGCATCACCTTCTCGGGGATTAAGGTGAAGCGGGATGATAAAGCGTTGTCCACGATTGCGGCAGACCCTTCGGTTTTTCCTTTAGGTACCGTATTGTTCATACCTGGTTATGGTTACGGTGTTGTAGCTGATATCGGAAGTGCTATTAAAGGAAAGAAAATCGATCTGTACTTTGACACGAAGGACCAGGTTTACAAAGAATGGGGCAAGAAAACCGTTAAAGTCTTTATTGTAAAAAAAGGCTCAGGTAAAGTAACGGATGTCATTTGGAATCAGCTTAAAGATGAAATATTGTCACCGACTAAAGCTTTATAG
- a CDS encoding methyl-accepting chemotaxis protein, which yields MPMNVHNKRSGLFLGVTLAGIVVSLLSVVSPSRWSTIVTLAVFLFLGVYGWLGRSGSAAAGGNEVAKNEHEQFISFIQESQVVADRLAGAVEEVNRSVSQLTQIADMSIQGEEDLKARSYHAVEQMQEAFASIQQVAAAADQILDSSLHMHQESEQTKDTVVEVCRSLNATDEVMSELHRNTDIMQKKIQDLTAHTSKIEEINTFVAEVVSQTSLLALNASIEAARAGEQGRGFSVVAQEIKKLAAQSHEAVTRSSEILTSIESGVSQVVAAVDEEKKSVERGISEMKIIKEKIDVIFSLIVHVNSLVASTTSATEQQSSLVTGTTSSLGMVVDLMNEAMSSVEHTLVQMKKQRKEVEMLRSLNVNLDRSSSELITAIQAVDLETKETELQANVNEMKQLLNSISLMPDIASLQENKHAAELSAILRKTAGMEAIWSNRADGTFIYSLPEAGLANAKSREWWKQAMSGQLYISESYVSAITKKPCKTLSKAILGSDGSPIGVIGIDLMLK from the coding sequence ATGCCCATGAACGTACATAACAAACGAAGCGGCTTGTTCTTAGGTGTTACTCTAGCCGGTATTGTAGTCAGTTTGCTGTCAGTTGTATCACCGTCTCGATGGTCGACAATTGTCACGCTGGCTGTTTTTTTATTTTTAGGGGTATATGGATGGTTAGGAAGGAGCGGGAGTGCAGCTGCAGGCGGGAATGAAGTGGCAAAGAATGAGCACGAGCAATTTATTTCCTTTATTCAAGAATCCCAGGTTGTTGCCGACCGTCTGGCTGGTGCTGTAGAAGAAGTGAACCGTTCGGTGTCTCAATTAACGCAGATTGCCGACATGTCAATCCAAGGAGAAGAAGACCTGAAGGCTCGAAGTTATCATGCTGTGGAACAAATGCAGGAAGCGTTCGCGTCGATCCAGCAGGTAGCTGCTGCCGCTGATCAAATTTTAGACTCGTCCTTACATATGCATCAAGAAAGCGAGCAGACGAAGGATACGGTAGTGGAAGTTTGCAGGTCGCTTAATGCCACGGATGAAGTGATGAGTGAACTGCATAGAAACACAGATATTATGCAAAAAAAGATTCAGGACTTAACTGCCCATACGTCCAAGATTGAGGAAATTAATACGTTTGTTGCCGAAGTCGTTTCACAGACATCCCTGCTTGCGTTAAACGCATCTATTGAAGCGGCTCGTGCGGGAGAGCAAGGGCGAGGATTCTCCGTTGTCGCGCAGGAAATCAAGAAGCTGGCGGCCCAAAGTCATGAAGCCGTAACCCGATCGTCCGAAATTTTGACCTCGATTGAAAGTGGTGTGTCGCAGGTCGTAGCCGCTGTTGACGAAGAAAAGAAATCGGTGGAACGAGGTATTTCGGAAATGAAAATCATCAAGGAAAAAATTGATGTTATCTTTTCCCTGATTGTTCATGTCAACAGCCTTGTCGCGAGCACCACGAGTGCTACAGAGCAGCAGTCCTCCTTGGTTACAGGAACAACCTCATCCTTGGGAATGGTTGTTGATTTAATGAATGAGGCTATGAGCAGTGTGGAGCATACCCTAGTGCAGATGAAAAAGCAGCGCAAAGAAGTTGAGATGCTGCGCAGCTTGAATGTGAATCTGGATCGCTCCTCGTCCGAGCTGATCACGGCGATTCAAGCAGTCGACCTGGAGACGAAGGAGACGGAGCTGCAAGCAAATGTGAACGAGATGAAGCAGCTACTCAATTCGATCTCGCTGATGCCCGACATTGCTTCTTTACAGGAAAACAAACACGCTGCCGAGCTAAGTGCGATTTTGCGGAAAACAGCAGGTATGGAAGCGATTTGGTCCAATCGGGCTGATGGAACATTTATCTACTCGTTACCGGAAGCAGGTCTGGCTAATGCCAAGAGCAGAGAATGGTGGAAGCAGGCCATGAGCGGACAATTGTATATCTCCGAGTCGTACGTGTCAGCTATTACGAAAAAGCCCTGCAAAACCTTGTCTAAAGCAATTCTGGGTTCAGACGGATCTCCCATTGGCGTTATAGGCATTGATTTAATGCTGAAATAA
- a CDS encoding GGDEF domain-containing protein, with amino-acid sequence MNDFAARYGGEEFAIIFTEKSMDTVYRLLERIRWHVSQLKFEELSGHSVTISIGLSEYRKGSGKEKLFKGADQSLYDAKKTGKNKTVIYEAQLEETD; translated from the coding sequence TTGAACGATTTCGCCGCCAGATATGGCGGTGAGGAATTTGCCATCATTTTTACGGAAAAAAGCATGGATACGGTCTATAGACTGCTGGAACGGATCCGCTGGCACGTTTCTCAGTTAAAATTTGAGGAATTGAGCGGACATTCCGTGACCATTAGCATCGGACTCAGCGAATACCGTAAGGGCAGCGGCAAGGAAAAATTGTTTAAAGGTGCAGATCAATCCCTATATGACGCGAAAAAGACCGGCAAAAATAAAACGGTTATTTATGAAGCCCAGCTGGAAGAAACGGACTGA
- a CDS encoding helix-turn-helix domain-containing protein: MTIFSRRFHELRTQKNVTQDELAAYLDKKRATVSNYELGKTEPQFEDLVKIADYFQVSIDYLLGRPGAVKHFSSFQDSSGVQEDNALLTSFLKSTEALLREKGNLGEDKLASSLKFMEFTFMEDLQESNRKK, encoded by the coding sequence ATGACGATTTTCAGCCGGAGATTTCATGAGCTTCGAACTCAAAAGAACGTGACCCAAGATGAGCTTGCTGCTTACTTAGATAAGAAGAGAGCAACAGTATCCAATTATGAGCTCGGTAAGACAGAGCCTCAATTCGAGGATCTGGTGAAAATAGCGGACTATTTTCAAGTTTCAATTGACTATTTGTTAGGCAGACCTGGAGCGGTGAAGCACTTTAGCAGCTTTCAAGATTCGAGCGGAGTTCAAGAAGATAATGCCTTATTGACCTCTTTTTTAAAAAGCACGGAAGCCCTGCTTCGAGAAAAAGGGAATCTCGGTGAGGACAAATTAGCCTCTTCTTTGAAGTTTATGGAATTTACATTTATGGAAGATCTTCAAGAAAGTAATCGCAAGAAATAA
- a CDS encoding GGDEF domain-containing protein, which translates to MSDYMPRDLIAMIPIIGFAAYISIGITKRGIEILKHLKSATEVKQELMIKNIIMDKLSKTDALTDLYNHITFHEYLEKLIEQSECGYLSIHLAVLDIDNFKK; encoded by the coding sequence ATGTCAGATTATATGCCTAGAGACTTGATTGCCATGATTCCTATCATCGGCTTTGCCGCCTATATTTCAATAGGGATTACGAAGCGTGGTATCGAGATTTTGAAACATTTAAAATCAGCAACTGAGGTCAAACAAGAGCTGATGATTAAAAACATTATTATGGACAAATTATCAAAAACCGATGCCTTGACCGATCTCTACAATCACATTACTTTTCATGAATACCTAGAAAAGCTGATTGAGCAAAGCGAATGCGGATACTTATCGATCCACTTGGCTGTTCTCGACATTGATAACTTTAAAAAGTAA
- the metA gene encoding homoserine O-acetyltransferase MetA codes for MPIKIPDNLPAKEVLNQENIFTMDESVAYHQDIRPLRIALLNLMPTKETTETQLLRLIGNTPLQVEFVLLHPKTHTSKNTSAEHLELFYKTFDDIKEEKLDGMIITGAPVEQMEFEEVNYWQELQQILDWSKENVTSTLHICWAAQAGLYHHFGVPKYPLESKLFGVFPHTIAVPNTKLLRGFDELFYVPQSRHTEVRAEDIRRCPELEILSESEEAGVYIAATKDGKHIFVTGHSEYDACTLKWEYDRDVNKGLPIEVPKNYYPNNDPTQQPFNTWRAHANLLFSNWLNYYVYQQTPFDLNVLKSERQVQV; via the coding sequence ATGCCGATCAAAATTCCTGACAACCTGCCAGCCAAAGAAGTATTAAACCAAGAGAACATTTTTACGATGGATGAATCTGTAGCTTACCATCAGGATATTCGTCCGCTTCGAATAGCGCTGTTGAATTTGATGCCTACGAAGGAAACGACCGAGACACAGCTTCTGCGTCTGATCGGCAATACTCCGCTTCAGGTCGAGTTCGTGCTGCTGCATCCAAAAACGCATACGTCCAAGAATACTTCCGCCGAGCATTTGGAATTATTTTATAAAACATTCGATGATATTAAGGAAGAGAAGCTTGACGGGATGATCATTACAGGAGCTCCGGTCGAGCAGATGGAGTTTGAGGAAGTCAACTATTGGCAGGAGCTGCAGCAGATTTTGGATTGGAGCAAGGAGAACGTAACTTCTACGCTTCATATTTGCTGGGCAGCGCAAGCTGGACTATACCATCATTTCGGTGTTCCGAAGTATCCGCTTGAATCCAAGCTGTTCGGCGTCTTTCCCCATACGATTGCGGTACCAAATACCAAGCTTCTCCGAGGCTTTGACGAATTGTTTTATGTGCCTCAGTCCCGTCATACCGAGGTGAGAGCTGAAGATATCCGCCGATGTCCGGAGCTGGAGATTTTATCCGAGTCCGAAGAAGCGGGCGTATATATCGCTGCGACGAAGGATGGCAAGCATATTTTTGTAACGGGCCATTCCGAGTACGATGCTTGTACGCTGAAATGGGAATATGACCGAGATGTGAATAAGGGACTGCCTATTGAGGTTCCCAAGAACTACTATCCGAATAATGATCCAACCCAGCAGCCGTTCAATACCTGGAGAGCGCATGCCAACCTGCTCTTCTCCAACTGGCTCAATTATTACGTCTATCAGCAAACTCCGTTTGATCTTAATGTTCTAAAATCAGAAAGGCAGGTACAAGTATAA